A window of the Pelagicoccus enzymogenes genome harbors these coding sequences:
- the coaE gene encoding dephospho-CoA kinase (Dephospho-CoA kinase (CoaE) performs the final step in coenzyme A biosynthesis.), protein MKIGLTGGIGCGKSTVSKLFRERGFCTIDADAIVHELLSKDEATIEAVVALFGEAVRSPSGGIDRAEVGQRVFGDADLLSELEGILHPKVRSTWEAAAQTGGDWLVEIPLLFEKKLQKNVDITICVFSDPQTQVERLEQRGMNRTQALARMKRQMPVSEKAELADFVLLNDGSLEFLAEQVDHLISNIKNLQIQ, encoded by the coding sequence ATGAAGATTGGGCTGACAGGTGGGATTGGATGCGGAAAGTCTACGGTTTCGAAATTGTTTCGCGAGCGGGGCTTTTGCACCATCGACGCGGATGCGATCGTGCACGAACTCCTGTCGAAGGACGAAGCAACGATTGAGGCAGTTGTCGCCCTGTTTGGGGAAGCGGTACGCTCCCCCTCGGGAGGGATTGATCGTGCTGAGGTAGGGCAACGCGTTTTTGGAGACGCCGACCTGCTGTCCGAGTTGGAAGGGATCCTTCATCCCAAGGTGCGATCCACTTGGGAAGCAGCGGCCCAAACCGGAGGAGATTGGCTGGTTGAGATCCCTTTGCTTTTCGAAAAAAAGCTACAGAAAAACGTTGATATTACGATTTGCGTGTTCTCTGATCCGCAAACGCAGGTCGAGCGACTTGAGCAGAGAGGAATGAATCGAACTCAAGCCCTGGCCCGCATGAAGCGGCAGATGCCGGTGTCCGAAAAAGCTGAGCTTGCGGACTTCGTTTTGCTGAATGATGGCAGCCTCGAATTCCTCGCCGAGCAGGTCGACCATCTGATCTCGAACATCAAAAACCTCCAAATCCAATAG
- the thiD gene encoding bifunctional hydroxymethylpyrimidine kinase/phosphomethylpyrimidine kinase, translated as MVSPSSAPAALSIAGSDSGANAGIQADLLSFAANGVYGTTAISCLTAQNPRGVCAIQATDVEVLEAQIEQVLQYYPIRAIKTGMLFNEALILAVARKLERVPRLPLVVDPVSVATSGHPLLQDSALEALKVHLLPLASVLTPNLDEAKLLLGREISNPSEMERAALDLAKAYQAYALVKGGHLSNDDLVDVVATPDGQTHHFHQTRIHGIDTHGSGCTLSAAIAAQIARGQAIIDAIAKAREYLRACMETPVRLPTSPFINHLP; from the coding sequence ATGGTTTCCCCCTCTTCAGCTCCTGCCGCCCTCTCCATCGCCGGATCCGATTCCGGCGCCAATGCGGGGATCCAAGCCGACCTGCTTTCCTTCGCCGCAAACGGAGTTTACGGCACTACCGCGATAAGCTGCCTCACCGCCCAGAACCCGAGGGGCGTTTGCGCCATCCAAGCCACCGACGTCGAGGTCTTGGAAGCGCAAATCGAGCAAGTCCTGCAATACTACCCTATTCGGGCAATCAAGACAGGCATGCTCTTCAACGAGGCGCTCATCCTAGCCGTGGCCCGCAAGCTGGAGCGAGTCCCCCGTCTTCCACTCGTGGTCGACCCCGTATCCGTCGCGACTAGCGGTCACCCCCTTTTGCAAGACTCCGCTCTAGAGGCCCTCAAGGTCCACCTACTCCCGCTGGCAAGCGTGCTCACTCCTAACCTCGACGAAGCCAAGCTCTTGCTCGGCCGCGAGATCTCGAATCCATCAGAAATGGAGAGAGCCGCCCTAGACCTTGCCAAAGCGTACCAAGCCTACGCCCTCGTAAAAGGCGGGCATTTGAGCAACGACGACCTTGTTGACGTCGTCGCCACGCCGGACGGCCAAACACACCACTTCCACCAAACGCGCATCCATGGCATCGATACCCACGGTAGCGGCTGCACCCTCAGCGCTGCAATAGCTGCCCAAATCGCCCGCGGCCAAGCAATTATCGATGCCATAGCCAAGGCCCGCGAGTACCTGCGCGCTTGCATGGAAACTCCAGTTCGACTTCCAACCTCCCCGTTTATCAACCACCTGCCCTAA
- a CDS encoding ComEC/Rec2 family competence protein, whose protein sequence is MSQATKPRRVPLLWILLPYALGIGVARFIPLPSSWILLSLAALGICFAYRSAKKEDRSWHAFFIPSMMMLGAARFLNLHLDPHDQIATIPREAELELQIETLFNATDPQTALGIARVVKSPIQQRELTSLRIFFFLETQALAHYPQEGERFLAIGVVRRIPSYAEGDRFDAYLRNQGISQAYKQGYLLDLTAEAQGISRLTNRTKDHFAHVLSQNKRPDSPYTGAYKGLMLGQKSELTPDQKQLFLANGTMHLFAISGLHIGVIAICLHQLLSLLRLRSGPRAITALVAIACFVLVTGGSASSWRALLMVACFYLTSFGYRQASPVNALTLSALVYLLLLPGQLFQAGFQMSYFTVTAILLLGLPLGRTLNKFVPLFPHIPPTIQSPFQKILVASKKWILDALGVSTAAFLISALLGIYYFQILPSYGILINLVALPVASLAIVSGFLSLLCSPLIAWIPLSEVFNNAALLLIKGIHLFLELTSELPLSSIQTPAVSAYWAASALLTCLTIVAFSYTQIHQRRAPLWQLCAVASCGAWIALLQIV, encoded by the coding sequence ATGTCCCAAGCCACCAAGCCGCGTCGCGTACCGCTGCTTTGGATACTGTTACCCTACGCCCTAGGAATCGGCGTCGCCCGGTTCATTCCCTTACCCTCTTCTTGGATCCTTCTTTCCCTCGCTGCGCTAGGGATCTGCTTCGCCTACCGATCCGCCAAAAAGGAGGACCGCTCTTGGCATGCCTTCTTCATCCCCTCCATGATGATGTTGGGCGCAGCGAGATTCTTGAACCTTCACCTTGATCCGCATGACCAAATCGCAACCATTCCGCGAGAAGCCGAACTGGAACTGCAGATTGAAACCTTATTCAATGCAACCGACCCCCAAACCGCCCTTGGCATCGCTCGTGTAGTCAAATCGCCAATACAGCAAAGAGAGCTGACCTCCCTTCGCATTTTCTTCTTCCTGGAAACCCAGGCCCTCGCCCACTACCCTCAGGAGGGCGAGCGCTTTTTGGCTATCGGAGTCGTTCGCCGCATCCCATCGTACGCGGAGGGCGACCGCTTCGACGCCTACCTGCGCAACCAAGGAATATCCCAGGCTTACAAACAAGGCTACCTCTTGGACTTGACTGCTGAAGCGCAGGGAATTTCGCGACTGACCAATCGGACCAAGGATCACTTCGCCCATGTCCTCTCGCAGAACAAACGCCCGGACAGCCCTTACACGGGCGCCTACAAAGGCCTGATGCTGGGACAAAAGAGCGAGCTCACGCCTGACCAGAAACAGCTCTTCCTCGCCAATGGAACCATGCACCTCTTCGCGATCAGCGGGTTGCACATCGGAGTCATCGCAATCTGCCTGCATCAGCTTCTCTCCCTCTTGCGACTGCGCAGCGGTCCTCGAGCGATCACAGCCCTCGTCGCCATCGCCTGCTTCGTGCTCGTGACCGGCGGCTCCGCCTCTTCTTGGAGGGCCTTGCTCATGGTCGCCTGCTTCTACCTCACCAGCTTCGGCTACCGGCAAGCCTCGCCCGTAAACGCCCTAACCCTTTCCGCCCTCGTCTATCTGCTCTTGCTGCCCGGCCAACTCTTCCAAGCAGGATTCCAAATGTCCTACTTCACGGTCACAGCCATCCTACTGCTGGGACTGCCGCTGGGCCGCACGCTCAATAAATTTGTCCCCCTTTTCCCGCACATTCCCCCAACAATCCAAAGTCCGTTCCAGAAGATTCTCGTTGCGTCCAAAAAATGGATACTCGACGCGCTTGGCGTAAGCACCGCAGCATTCCTCATCTCCGCATTGCTGGGAATCTACTACTTTCAAATCCTGCCTAGCTACGGAATTTTAATCAACTTGGTAGCCCTTCCCGTCGCGTCTCTCGCTATCGTGTCCGGCTTCCTCTCTCTGCTTTGCTCTCCACTCATCGCTTGGATCCCGCTTAGCGAAGTTTTCAACAACGCTGCATTGCTGCTGATAAAAGGGATCCACCTGTTCTTGGAACTCACTAGCGAACTTCCGCTCTCAAGCATACAAACGCCGGCAGTATCAGCCTACTGGGCTGCCAGCGCCCTGCTGACCTGCCTCACCATCGTTGCCTTCTCCTATACCCAAATCCACCAACGGCGAGCTCCCCTATGGCAGCTTTGCGCCGTAGCAAGCTGCGGCGCTTGGATAGCGCTACTCCAAATTGTATGA
- a CDS encoding agmatine deiminase family protein encodes MKTKLRSLLAVSTLFYLPALCDAQLSDVRTETIRSAPEGFFNLLTFPTEPLPVARLIAEWDPAQALLVSIPVKEFLRDESMHRFYGEYLSLALRHTQVVIAYDVADTRYLTNFEETLLKHLENREASEGIRYAPTRSRSIWIRDNGPTFAFDERAELIVIDSIYRQLEGEIDAFSNSSIDVDSKDLAYDLEAFVNFRQAGRNDDVTPLFLAKAIRQDLGVSCDTVRPPLHLQGGDFMTDGEGNVFVSEDTILANGGRKRHVESILQQYFGAEEVHVLNALPGATAKHLDLLLKPLSPRLMLYVEPPNASDTARVYSKRMSREVKAAQETNLSYLRKQFPDMELVSLPMPPIIEDNASYVVASIRNQLIIVVCEQAGINYLRYHKLAKGSAERESANRMIGKAITEAVGRPLDLGSRDDLDIACQAFLGSGLDALEHFHVSSTTVYRSYANSVILKTPEGETVVFLPRYKAVEGESQADFDRYESEVEAAYRIGYPDAILYWVDCDAMVRRLGALHCLSMTIPAPL; translated from the coding sequence ATGAAAACCAAATTACGATCGCTGCTTGCGGTCTCTACCCTGTTTTACCTGCCAGCCTTGTGCGATGCTCAGCTCTCTGATGTCCGAACGGAGACGATCCGCTCTGCCCCAGAAGGTTTCTTCAACCTATTGACGTTCCCGACCGAGCCGCTTCCCGTCGCTCGCCTTATTGCCGAATGGGATCCAGCCCAGGCATTGTTGGTGAGCATTCCCGTCAAAGAGTTTTTGCGGGACGAAAGCATGCATCGATTTTATGGCGAGTACTTGTCTTTGGCGCTCCGGCACACCCAAGTTGTCATCGCGTATGATGTGGCGGATACACGCTACTTGACGAATTTTGAGGAAACTTTGCTAAAGCACTTGGAAAATCGAGAGGCTAGCGAAGGTATTCGGTATGCTCCGACGAGAAGTCGATCCATATGGATACGCGACAACGGACCGACCTTCGCTTTTGACGAGCGAGCTGAACTGATCGTTATCGACTCGATTTATAGGCAGCTGGAAGGCGAGATCGATGCGTTCTCTAATTCCAGTATCGATGTTGACTCGAAGGATCTTGCATACGATCTGGAGGCTTTCGTGAACTTCCGTCAAGCGGGTCGAAATGACGATGTTACGCCGCTTTTTTTGGCCAAAGCGATCCGCCAGGATCTAGGAGTTTCCTGCGATACGGTTCGTCCGCCCCTCCATCTGCAAGGTGGAGACTTCATGACGGACGGAGAGGGGAATGTCTTCGTATCCGAAGATACGATACTCGCCAATGGCGGGAGGAAACGGCATGTAGAGTCGATCCTTCAGCAGTATTTCGGAGCTGAGGAAGTGCATGTGCTGAACGCCTTACCGGGGGCTACAGCGAAGCACCTTGATTTGTTGCTGAAGCCTCTCAGTCCAAGGCTAATGCTGTACGTCGAGCCTCCGAATGCTTCCGATACGGCGCGGGTCTACAGCAAGCGAATGTCACGCGAGGTGAAAGCCGCTCAAGAGACGAATCTCTCCTACTTGCGCAAGCAGTTCCCGGATATGGAATTGGTTTCCTTGCCCATGCCGCCAATCATCGAAGACAATGCTTCCTATGTGGTGGCGAGCATTCGCAACCAGCTGATCATTGTTGTTTGCGAGCAAGCAGGCATCAATTACTTGCGCTACCACAAGCTGGCGAAAGGTTCAGCGGAACGTGAATCGGCGAATCGAATGATTGGGAAAGCGATTACGGAGGCGGTGGGGCGGCCCCTTGATCTAGGTTCGAGAGACGATTTGGACATTGCATGCCAGGCGTTTCTCGGCAGCGGCCTCGACGCCTTGGAGCATTTTCACGTGTCGTCCACGACGGTTTATCGCTCCTATGCGAACTCGGTTATTCTGAAGACTCCTGAAGGCGAGACTGTGGTTTTCTTGCCGCGCTACAAGGCGGTGGAAGGGGAGTCGCAGGCGGATTTCGACCGTTATGAATCTGAAGTGGAGGCTGCCTATCGCATCGGGTATCCTGACGCCATTTTGTATTGGGTGGATTGTGACGCAATGGTGCGACGGCTAGGCGCTCTGCATTGCCTGTCCATGACCATCCCCGCTCCTCTGTGA
- a CDS encoding DUF3857 domain-containing protein produces MRAAIFLCGFSVLAATSCFAKSSYPDWVQSSIDVADTVLKYEEDYDAAVLLEESHIEYRGRGEIEETVRRAFHVFDRDGREFATLGIPLSSDEKLTKFNGWIVYASGKVERLKKTDLVEIAVDRDKLKSESVMLQLDRSESMREGTVFAYEYTVSRNQIFLQSGWCFHWEIPVALSRLSIEIPKNWSLQSHLFGADFAEKRVNGSVHIWEARDLDGVEEEEFQPFRSLITGNLVYSVYPDESDLSRYPYLVFRDWKSVAQHMDAVHSERIVAQTALRQKAASLAAGSASQWETVSKICEYAQSVNYLAVAIDLNRGGGYIPEDANRTFETHAGDCKDMTALARAMLKAVGVESYAVAAQIGKDSWVHEEWASPHAFNHCILAVPVGPDAPERSGVVEHPVYGRLLIFDPTTKDAAPGVLPHYLEGRKVLVCSSQDESLLSLPIYGPDVNRVVRHVDAEIDGFGNLIGSLEESNYGANAQRLRKLYRKLKRDDFEDLIRGWIAHGTREAAIEELVCEDFFDENRFDLKVKFAARRYARIMNRGEMLLFSPVFLSRIQWVPPVDEERKTPYVIGSRHLEETLSIALPSGYSLDAFKEPQDLETEFGVFSMELAFGEGRVDVTRQNSQRYTTVPVANYGDVVDYYETISRAETSKLVFKREG; encoded by the coding sequence ATGAGAGCAGCTATTTTTCTATGCGGCTTCTCCGTATTGGCAGCAACGTCCTGCTTTGCGAAGTCGAGCTATCCGGACTGGGTTCAGTCGAGTATTGATGTTGCGGATACGGTTCTGAAATACGAGGAAGACTACGATGCGGCCGTATTGTTGGAAGAATCGCATATTGAATACCGCGGTCGTGGGGAGATCGAGGAAACGGTGCGTCGAGCCTTTCATGTCTTCGATCGTGACGGTCGCGAATTTGCGACTTTAGGTATTCCCCTCTCTTCCGATGAGAAGCTAACGAAGTTCAACGGTTGGATAGTCTATGCTTCGGGAAAAGTGGAGCGGCTGAAGAAAACGGACTTGGTGGAGATTGCTGTTGATCGGGACAAGCTTAAGAGCGAGTCGGTGATGTTGCAATTGGACCGTTCGGAATCGATGAGGGAAGGGACTGTATTTGCTTATGAATACACGGTCAGTCGCAATCAGATCTTCTTGCAGAGCGGTTGGTGCTTTCATTGGGAGATCCCGGTAGCGCTCTCTCGCCTTTCGATTGAAATTCCGAAAAATTGGTCGTTACAGTCTCACCTGTTTGGAGCGGATTTTGCGGAGAAGCGAGTGAATGGAAGCGTTCACATTTGGGAAGCCCGCGATTTGGATGGGGTGGAGGAGGAGGAGTTTCAACCTTTTCGCTCTCTGATTACTGGGAATCTAGTGTATTCGGTCTATCCTGACGAGAGCGATTTGTCTCGTTACCCTTACCTTGTCTTCAGGGATTGGAAATCGGTGGCGCAGCATATGGATGCTGTACACTCTGAGCGGATTGTAGCCCAGACCGCATTGCGGCAGAAAGCTGCCAGCTTGGCCGCAGGCAGCGCGTCTCAGTGGGAGACCGTGTCCAAGATCTGCGAATACGCGCAGTCGGTGAACTATTTGGCGGTCGCCATCGACCTAAATCGAGGGGGAGGTTACATCCCGGAAGACGCAAACCGGACGTTTGAAACCCATGCAGGTGACTGCAAGGACATGACGGCGCTGGCTCGGGCCATGCTCAAGGCAGTGGGAGTCGAGTCCTATGCGGTTGCTGCGCAGATCGGAAAAGACTCTTGGGTGCATGAGGAATGGGCCTCGCCCCATGCCTTCAATCATTGCATCCTGGCGGTACCGGTGGGGCCGGATGCTCCTGAGCGCTCCGGGGTAGTCGAGCACCCTGTATACGGTCGATTGCTCATTTTCGATCCCACGACCAAGGATGCGGCGCCCGGCGTGTTGCCCCATTATCTGGAAGGGCGAAAGGTATTGGTCTGCAGCTCCCAAGACGAGAGCTTGCTGAGTCTGCCCATCTACGGCCCCGACGTTAACCGGGTTGTTCGTCATGTGGACGCGGAGATCGACGGGTTTGGCAACCTGATCGGTTCCTTGGAAGAGAGCAACTACGGGGCAAACGCCCAGAGGTTGCGCAAGCTCTACCGCAAGCTCAAGCGCGACGATTTTGAAGATCTCATCCGTGGTTGGATTGCCCATGGTACCCGTGAAGCGGCGATCGAAGAGCTCGTTTGCGAAGATTTTTTCGACGAGAACCGCTTCGACCTAAAAGTGAAATTTGCTGCCCGCCGATATGCTCGGATCATGAACAGGGGGGAAATGCTGTTGTTCAGTCCGGTTTTCCTGAGCCGTATCCAGTGGGTTCCTCCAGTTGACGAAGAGCGGAAGACCCCCTATGTGATCGGCTCGCGGCATTTGGAGGAAACGCTCTCGATCGCTTTGCCCAGCGGTTACTCCTTGGATGCGTTCAAGGAGCCGCAAGACTTGGAGACCGAGTTCGGGGTCTTCTCCATGGAGCTTGCGTTCGGCGAAGGACGGGTGGACGTGACGCGTCAGAACTCGCAGCGCTACACGACGGTACCTGTCGCGAACTACGGGGATGTGGTTGACTACTACGAGACGATTTCCCGCGCGGAGACGTCCAAGCTGGTGTTCAAGCGCGAGGGCTAG
- a CDS encoding DUF3857 domain-containing protein — MFLRFPPILSLAFCASFVFLGLLSAQQSELARGGWDEIPEEELQATAPRIDPDAHSEYTYRKITVDDREMFYSAHRFHNRIKLFDEAAVEEWDKVDIEYFEGMRVTRIKARVIYPDLTVAELSPRDVVKRKIFKNDSFSGYAKSFSFPGLKPGCIIEYSWKTSIDAWFKGVTLDLLSDHPTWHYEVLIKPYRGLASSVRSFNGGSKWEKVPGGYETFAKNLPARAEVPYVGPRRDFEPFVLVDYSSELKALEQEKYWNYRAGRLDKVNDELIKAKASRVKKLASELFEGVGLNEEKVQKAFDYCTNEILNISVPNTVYTEEEIEELKKNDTPNQTLKNGYGTSFDINSLFASLLAAGGFQVSLAEVEDRSTCTYHVGKLGNFNLSDWAVAVLVNNSYEYYDPGSSFLPLGVLNAENTGAKGILIKGKFYRDVETPEVAAEFSKVSRIADVRIDEYGDLEGSVAIKYDGYEGVAIKRAFAGQTDDERESFVLEKHWQSRLPRAEIDDFRIKHEDSREEGLILRYSVKIPGYADVAGDRLILNPSIFQKGAPPVFSDETREVPIGFPHRPLVMDKVTIEVPEGFSYEASAGTSDEFEGAMVKRKSLVTINDANELVYQRHYTLKGTRADARYYPLVKAEFDAMNEADHRPLTFVAGSEILTSSVQ, encoded by the coding sequence ATGTTCCTCCGTTTTCCTCCCATCCTCAGTCTCGCATTCTGCGCGTCTTTCGTTTTTCTCGGACTGCTTTCCGCCCAGCAGTCCGAGCTGGCCAGAGGAGGATGGGACGAGATCCCGGAGGAGGAGCTGCAGGCGACAGCTCCCCGAATCGATCCGGACGCGCATAGCGAATACACCTATCGGAAGATCACGGTGGACGACCGTGAGATGTTTTATTCGGCCCATCGATTTCACAATCGCATCAAGTTGTTCGACGAAGCGGCGGTAGAGGAATGGGACAAGGTCGACATCGAATACTTCGAAGGGATGCGGGTGACGCGCATCAAGGCGCGTGTGATCTATCCAGACCTAACGGTAGCGGAATTGAGCCCACGCGATGTGGTGAAGCGAAAAATCTTCAAGAACGACAGCTTCAGCGGTTACGCGAAGTCCTTCTCGTTTCCTGGCCTGAAGCCCGGATGCATTATAGAGTATTCGTGGAAGACGAGTATTGATGCCTGGTTCAAGGGGGTGACGCTCGATCTGTTGAGCGACCATCCGACTTGGCATTACGAAGTATTGATAAAGCCATACAGAGGTTTGGCTTCGAGTGTTCGCAGCTTCAATGGTGGTTCGAAATGGGAGAAGGTTCCGGGAGGCTACGAGACCTTCGCCAAGAATTTGCCGGCGAGGGCGGAGGTGCCCTATGTCGGGCCTCGCCGAGACTTCGAGCCCTTTGTCTTGGTGGACTACTCAAGCGAGCTGAAGGCGCTCGAGCAGGAGAAGTATTGGAACTATCGTGCCGGTCGATTGGACAAGGTGAATGACGAGCTGATCAAGGCGAAGGCGTCACGAGTCAAGAAGCTGGCTTCCGAGCTCTTCGAAGGAGTCGGCCTCAATGAGGAAAAGGTGCAGAAAGCTTTCGATTATTGCACGAACGAGATTCTGAACATCAGTGTTCCGAACACCGTTTACACGGAGGAGGAAATCGAGGAGCTGAAAAAGAACGACACGCCAAACCAGACCTTGAAAAACGGATACGGAACCTCCTTCGATATCAACTCCCTATTTGCGTCCTTGCTCGCGGCGGGCGGCTTCCAAGTTTCCTTGGCGGAGGTGGAGGATCGCTCGACATGCACGTACCACGTGGGAAAGCTAGGGAATTTCAATCTTTCGGATTGGGCGGTCGCGGTACTTGTGAACAATAGCTACGAATACTACGATCCGGGAAGCAGCTTCTTGCCGTTGGGCGTTCTCAATGCGGAAAACACGGGAGCGAAGGGGATCTTGATCAAGGGCAAGTTTTACCGGGATGTTGAGACTCCCGAAGTGGCGGCGGAATTTTCGAAAGTTAGCCGAATTGCCGATGTTCGAATCGATGAATACGGAGACTTGGAAGGTTCAGTAGCCATCAAGTATGACGGTTACGAGGGCGTCGCCATCAAGCGCGCGTTCGCCGGTCAAACGGATGACGAACGAGAGTCTTTCGTGCTCGAAAAACACTGGCAGTCCCGCTTGCCTCGCGCCGAGATCGACGACTTCAGGATCAAGCATGAGGACTCGAGGGAGGAAGGCTTGATTCTTCGCTACAGTGTCAAGATTCCTGGATACGCGGACGTTGCAGGAGATCGCTTGATCTTAAACCCGTCGATTTTCCAAAAGGGGGCTCCGCCGGTTTTCAGCGATGAAACGAGAGAGGTTCCGATTGGTTTTCCTCATCGCCCCCTAGTGATGGACAAGGTGACGATAGAGGTGCCGGAAGGCTTTAGCTACGAGGCGAGCGCTGGCACGAGCGACGAGTTCGAAGGCGCTATGGTGAAACGTAAGTCGCTTGTAACGATCAACGACGCGAACGAGCTCGTCTACCAACGCCATTACACATTGAAGGGAACTCGAGCGGACGCTCGTTACTATCCCTTGGTAAAGGCTGAATTTGATGCCATGAATGAAGCAGACCACCGTCCCCTGACTTTCGTGGCCGGCAGTGAAATCCTTACGAGCAGCGTTCAATGA
- a CDS encoding FAD-dependent thymidylate synthase, with product MKVTGLAIVPPETAANEAQVTPELLASVLARYSRSNEGIDTIMSKVDLKNADKSIDRILKFVDYGHASIGGLTGGIAVAIDDVSMWLAFKLFEVSQMCDGQESSTRYIAMDPQNIPTPDEIGMPVDLAEEWLSVISEGFDCYNKEYDRLDKVAEADASVVRAPEGTPEKVLARMRKNFALDRARYFIPLATKTNLALVMSARMWAQTIKHVASLPQKEAQVVAELIRAEVAKFAPRLVKHSKAEKSFQKQALEEHNRSLDLLKSRLSIENLEDEVWVDVANSMPPFLGESQSIGNALKYRANRYGYCGTAIRRMRVSFAWNNMAIAELRDLNRHRTGHRYTPCIQAGFYLAPETDRDTFRPFLERQKALLAKLMDRGEPAYIYGLMLGSQTPFEHSTHADKFIYEAELRTGLGAHYRYAEHLSKALSEFYKQVPDAREWVVEGTAEPE from the coding sequence ATGAAAGTTACTGGTCTCGCGATCGTACCCCCCGAAACTGCTGCTAACGAAGCCCAGGTTACTCCCGAGCTTCTTGCGTCCGTGCTTGCCCGTTACTCGCGCAGCAACGAGGGCATCGATACGATCATGTCCAAGGTCGACCTCAAGAACGCAGACAAGTCGATTGACCGTATTCTCAAGTTCGTGGACTACGGTCACGCTTCCATCGGGGGCTTGACGGGAGGAATCGCGGTTGCAATCGACGATGTTTCCATGTGGCTGGCCTTCAAGCTATTCGAAGTGTCGCAGATGTGCGATGGACAGGAGTCCAGCACGCGCTACATCGCTATGGATCCGCAGAACATCCCGACGCCGGACGAGATCGGCATGCCGGTAGATTTGGCGGAGGAGTGGCTTTCCGTTATTAGCGAGGGGTTCGATTGTTACAACAAGGAATACGACCGGCTCGACAAGGTGGCGGAAGCGGATGCCAGCGTGGTGCGAGCCCCGGAGGGAACTCCCGAGAAGGTGCTTGCTCGCATGCGCAAGAACTTCGCCTTGGACCGGGCTCGCTATTTCATCCCGCTCGCGACCAAGACGAACCTAGCTCTGGTCATGTCCGCCCGCATGTGGGCCCAAACCATCAAGCACGTCGCTTCCCTCCCGCAGAAGGAGGCGCAGGTGGTCGCGGAGCTGATAAGGGCTGAGGTTGCGAAGTTTGCTCCCCGTTTGGTGAAGCACAGCAAGGCCGAAAAGTCTTTTCAGAAACAGGCCTTGGAGGAGCACAATCGCAGCTTGGACTTGCTGAAGTCGCGCCTTTCGATCGAAAACTTGGAAGACGAAGTTTGGGTAGACGTCGCCAACAGCATGCCGCCTTTCCTCGGGGAAAGCCAATCGATTGGGAATGCCCTCAAGTATCGAGCAAATCGATACGGCTACTGCGGCACGGCGATTCGCCGCATGCGTGTCTCATTCGCTTGGAACAACATGGCGATCGCAGAGTTGCGCGACTTGAATCGCCACCGGACGGGTCACCGCTACACGCCTTGCATCCAAGCCGGATTCTACCTCGCTCCGGAAACCGACAGGGACACTTTCCGCCCCTTCCTCGAACGGCAAAAGGCATTGCTCGCCAAGCTTATGGACCGTGGCGAACCGGCTTACATCTACGGCTTGATGCTGGGAAGCCAAACCCCGTTCGAGCATTCCACGCACGCCGACAAGTTCATTTACGAAGCGGAGCTCCGTACGGGCTTGGGCGCTCACTACCGTTATGCTGAGCACCTCAGCAAGGCGCTGTCCGAATTCTACAAACAGGTTCCCGACGCTCGCGAATGGGTGGTGGAGGGAACCGCCGAACCCGAGTGA